From the Solibacillus sp. FSL R5-0449 genome, one window contains:
- a CDS encoding nuclease-related domain-containing protein, translating to MAQLIKLQDYISRYEIDLARYPTQFIRLKQNQWERIKYQWQTGETIERWEHIEEEVKEEKKKSLFQKLFPFKKDVEVFEEEQEDIEKVNISNDWAVEENAYQEEDTTLIFEPNLVYTPKTLEELKKMFIDQFFHFQMKWASSTLREKSYVDPKFMRDTLLRSMLQTLPDNYLVFYYPILRVKKAPIELDIIIMTPTECLCITVLEQESQAVYIANSERFWLKKVGKNEKKVLSPLIQLNRMEKVIEQIFQQNQIELPIRKVLLTRNGYIDYPGTMYGVSFVDKRKFPEWMGQLARSVSPMKHMQMRGAQSILNTVQTTSFHRDIWNTENKED from the coding sequence ATGGCTCAGTTAATAAAACTTCAAGATTATATTTCACGATACGAAATTGACTTGGCACGCTATCCAACGCAGTTTATTCGCTTAAAGCAAAATCAGTGGGAGCGAATAAAGTATCAATGGCAGACGGGTGAAACAATCGAACGTTGGGAACATATTGAGGAAGAAGTAAAGGAAGAGAAGAAAAAATCACTGTTCCAAAAACTTTTCCCTTTCAAAAAAGATGTAGAAGTATTTGAAGAAGAACAAGAAGATATCGAAAAAGTGAACATTTCCAACGATTGGGCTGTAGAAGAAAATGCGTATCAGGAAGAAGATACGACGTTAATTTTTGAACCGAATCTTGTCTATACGCCAAAAACTTTGGAAGAACTTAAGAAAATGTTCATTGATCAGTTTTTTCATTTTCAAATGAAATGGGCAAGCTCGACATTACGTGAAAAATCTTATGTAGATCCAAAATTTATGCGTGATACATTATTGCGTTCCATGCTTCAAACATTGCCGGACAATTACTTAGTATTCTATTATCCGATTTTACGTGTAAAAAAAGCGCCGATAGAATTGGATATTATCATTATGACACCGACAGAATGTCTATGCATTACGGTTTTGGAACAGGAAAGTCAGGCGGTATATATAGCAAATAGTGAACGTTTCTGGTTAAAGAAGGTCGGGAAAAATGAAAAAAAAGTGTTAAGCCCTTTAATTCAATTAAACCGGATGGAAAAAGTGATCGAACAGATTTTTCAACAGAATCAAATTGAATTGCCGATTCGAAAAGTATTGTTAACACGAAATGGCTATATTGATTATCCTGGAACAATGTATGGCGTTTCATTTGTGGATAAACGAAAATTCCCAGAGTGGATGGGCCAATTAGCGCGTTCCGTTTCACCGATGAAGCATATGCAAATGCGTGGGGCACAATCCATCTTAAATACTGTTCAGACAACATCCTTTCATCGGGATATTTGGAATACGGAAAATAAGGAAGATTAA
- the dat gene encoding D-amino-acid transaminase — protein MSFSLWNDQIVKNEEVLVDKEDRGYQFGDGVYEVVKVYNGELFTATEHIDRFYSSAEKIRITVPYTKDKLHQLLHELVEANNIDTGHVYFQITRGAGPRNHIFPGDNVKPVITGNTKENPRPLENFEKGVKATFVEDIRWLHCDIKSLNLLGAVLAKQEAYEKGCYEAILHRDEIITEGSSSNIYGIKEGVLYTHPANNLILNGITRQVIIKCAAEIGLPVNEQAMTKEQLLAMDEVIVSSTTSEVTPVIEIDGKVIGNGTPGEWTRKLQAQFETKIPKGIKA, from the coding sequence ATGAGCTTTAGTTTATGGAATGATCAAATTGTAAAAAATGAAGAAGTACTGGTGGATAAGGAAGACCGCGGTTACCAATTCGGCGACGGTGTATATGAAGTCGTGAAAGTATATAATGGAGAATTGTTTACAGCGACTGAGCATATTGACCGTTTTTATAGCAGTGCTGAAAAAATCCGCATTACAGTTCCTTATACTAAAGATAAATTGCACCAATTATTGCATGAACTTGTAGAAGCTAATAATATTGACACAGGTCATGTTTACTTCCAAATTACACGTGGTGCCGGCCCTCGTAACCACATTTTCCCTGGTGATAATGTGAAACCGGTAATTACAGGGAATACAAAAGAAAATCCACGCCCATTAGAAAACTTTGAAAAAGGTGTAAAAGCTACATTTGTGGAAGATATTCGCTGGTTACATTGTGATATTAAATCATTAAACTTGCTTGGTGCGGTTCTTGCAAAACAGGAAGCATATGAAAAGGGCTGCTATGAAGCGATTTTACACCGTGATGAAATCATTACGGAAGGTTCATCTTCAAATATTTACGGAATTAAAGAAGGCGTACTCTATACACACCCAGCCAATAACCTGATTTTAAATGGAATTACACGTCAAGTAATCATTAAATGTGCTGCGGAAATCGGTCTTCCTGTTAACGAACAGGCGATGACGAAAGAACAGCTGCTTGCTATGGATGAAGTAATCGTTTCTTCAACAACATCAGAAGTAACGCCAGTTATTGAAATTGACGGTAAAGTTATCGGCAACGGTACACCGGGCGAATGGACACGTAAATTACAAGCACAATTTGAAACAAAAATTCCAAAAGGGATTAAAGCTTAA
- the pepV gene encoding dipeptidase PepV has protein sequence MDWLQLAQERKEELIQELQQLIQIESVKDENNFSDIMPFGAGPKAALEFMLQKGIEQGMITKNVDHMAGHIEMGQGEELVGVLCHVDVVPAGDAASWTYPPFEGQVADGKLFGRGAIDDKGPTMAAWLAMKLIHDAKIPLKKRVRMIIGTDEESGFQCVTRYFEKEEMPTIGFAPDADFPLINAEKGIAHLTFSSKEKQSGDEQLLSFYAGNRTNMVPDEATAILKYAEESTNENFLKYLKENGVEGTFTKNDNGIIIVVKGKSAHAMEPEKGRNAAVYLAKFLQNVVKTKQSKAFVDFIVRVFEDHFGAALDFQFEDALSGPTTLNPGIISFDERGASIEVSMRYSVTYPYEEKITKAQALLQNEAFTLDVVSNSIPHFVSEEDELVQTLLQVYRKYSNDYSKPLSTGGGTYARVMEKGVAFGMLFPGEQDVAHQADEFVDIENLIKAAAIYAEAIVNLATN, from the coding sequence ATGGATTGGTTACAACTGGCTCAGGAAAGAAAAGAAGAGCTTATTCAGGAATTACAGCAATTGATTCAAATAGAAAGTGTAAAAGATGAAAATAATTTTTCTGATATAATGCCTTTCGGTGCTGGACCTAAAGCAGCATTGGAATTCATGCTTCAAAAAGGTATCGAGCAAGGGATGATTACAAAAAACGTGGATCATATGGCCGGCCATATTGAAATGGGCCAAGGTGAAGAACTTGTCGGGGTACTTTGCCACGTAGATGTAGTGCCTGCAGGAGATGCTGCAAGCTGGACATATCCTCCGTTTGAAGGACAAGTGGCCGATGGAAAATTATTTGGCCGTGGTGCAATCGATGACAAAGGTCCAACAATGGCTGCATGGCTGGCGATGAAGCTGATTCATGATGCAAAAATTCCTTTGAAAAAACGTGTACGTATGATTATTGGCACAGATGAAGAAAGTGGATTCCAATGCGTAACGCGCTACTTCGAAAAAGAGGAAATGCCGACAATTGGTTTTGCACCTGATGCAGATTTTCCGCTAATCAACGCTGAAAAAGGTATTGCCCATTTAACGTTCTCAAGTAAAGAAAAACAATCAGGCGATGAGCAATTACTGTCATTCTATGCAGGCAACCGTACAAATATGGTGCCGGATGAAGCGACAGCTATTTTAAAATATGCCGAAGAAAGCACAAATGAGAATTTTCTGAAATATTTAAAAGAAAATGGTGTTGAAGGTACTTTCACTAAAAATGATAATGGGATTATAATTGTGGTGAAAGGTAAATCAGCTCATGCAATGGAACCGGAAAAGGGAAGAAATGCAGCAGTTTACTTAGCGAAATTTTTACAAAATGTTGTGAAGACAAAACAAAGTAAGGCATTTGTTGATTTTATTGTCCGTGTTTTTGAGGATCATTTTGGAGCAGCATTGGACTTCCAATTTGAAGATGCACTGTCAGGACCGACAACATTAAATCCTGGAATCATAAGCTTTGATGAGCGCGGTGCATCAATTGAAGTGAGTATGCGCTATTCTGTGACATATCCATACGAAGAAAAAATTACGAAAGCACAGGCACTACTGCAAAATGAAGCATTTACGCTAGATGTAGTGAGCAATTCAATTCCGCATTTTGTGAGCGAGGAAGATGAATTGGTGCAAACATTGCTGCAAGTTTACCGCAAATACAGCAATGACTACTCGAAGCCACTTTCAACTGGCGGAGGAACTTATGCGCGCGTTATGGAAAAAGGGGTCGCATTCGGAATGCTGTTCCCAGGCGAACAAGATGTTGCCCACCAGGCCGACGAATTTGTTGATATTGAAAACTTGATAAAGGCGGCTGCGATTTATGCAGAAGCAATCGTAAATTTAGCAACTAACTAA